Genomic window (Flexivirga aerilata):
CGGCCGCCGCCGACGAGCACGCGACGACGGTCGAGGCGGCGACCGGGTGCGCCCGGGTCGGCACGGCGGCCACGGTGTCGGTCGGCGGGGTGGCGATGAACCCGACTCAGGCGTTCGCGGCGAGCAGATCGGTGCCGGTTTCGGCGCCGTAGGGCGCCCCTGGTGCCCGTGTGACTGATGGGGCACAATAGGCGCGGAAGAACCGCATCAGCACGCCACGGCGCATCGGCACCTGTGCTCGCGAGGTCGTTGGGGAAGACGTCCCTCGCACAAGTCAGGAGGCCCGGATGTCTGCCGCAAATGCGCGTGCCGTGACTCGCGGGGTGGTGTTCGTGCACGCCACCCCTGCTGCGCTGTGCCCGCACATCGGGTGGGCGTTGGAAAGCGTCCTGGGTGCGGCCGCACCGATCGACTGGATCAAGCAGCCGGTCGCTCCCGGCATGCTGCGCACCGAACTGTCCTGGATGGGCGAGCCCGGCACGGGCGCCCGCCTGGCGAGCGCGCTGCGCGGCTGGACCGACGTGCGCTACGAGGTGACCGAGGAGCCCAGCCCGGGTTGTGACGGGTCGCGGTGGTCGCACACCCCGTCGCTCGGCATCCACCACACCTGGACCGCTGCGTCGGGGGACGCGGTCGTCGGTGAGGACCGGTTGCGCGCGGCGCTCGCCGCCAGCCACGGCGACCCCGAGCAGTTCCGCCACGAGATGGCCGAGTTGCTCGGGACCGCCTGGGACCAGGAGCTCGAGCCGTTCCGCTACGCCGGAGACGGTGCGCCCGTGCGCTGGTTGCACCGGGTGTCCTGACCCGTCCCCGACGCACCTCTCGCGTCCCCGACCCACACCGCGCGCGACTGACGGCTCGCTCTCTTCACGCGACTGACGGCTCCCTCGCCGACTGACGCCCGGATCGGGCCGTCACTCGCCGAGGGAGCCGTCAGTGGGGAGCTAGCGAGCGGGCGCTGCTCCGGCAGGCTGGTCGTCGACAGGACGTCGTCGGTGGTGACCGAAATGCCTTGCGGCGCATAGTGATCCACGCTCGGCAGGGCCGGCAGCGAGATCGCCACGTGGCGCGCGTCCGGAAACTCCGTGCGGAAGACGTCGAGCCAGCGGTCAGCGTCACCGGGGTCCCCGGTGGTCACGTGCACGTAGTTGCGCCAGTGGAACTCCGGGTTGCGGGGCGATCGCACGACGAGGTGATCGCCCCGGTCGTCGAGCTGGGCACCCTGCAACTGCAGGATGCCCAGTCCGGTGCGTGCGCCGGGGGAGAGGAGTGCGAGCTCCCCCCCCGGTCAGACGCTCTTGAGGACGACCGCGATGTTGTGGCCGCCGAAGCCGAACGCGTTGCTCATCGCAGCGATGTCGCCGTCGGGCAGCTTGCGGTGCTCGTCGGTCACCAGGTCCATGTCGGAGATCTGGGGGTCGACCTCGGCGACGTTGATCGTGCGCGGGATGACCCGCTCGTGCAGCGTCTGGGCGAGGATGATCGCCTCGATCGCGCCGGCCGCGCCGAGCAGGTGGCCGGTCATCGACTTGGTGCCGGTGAGCGCGACCCCGCCGACCGCGTCGCCGAACGCCCGCTTGATCGACGTGATCTCGGCGATGTCGCCGACCGGGGTGGACGTGGCGTGCGCGTTGACGTGCACGATGTCCGAGGGCGTCAGGCCGGCGCTCTCGATCGCCTCGTTCATCGCGCGGGCCTGGGTCTCGCCCTCGGGGTCACCGGCGGTGATGTGGTAGGCGTCCGCCGTCATACCGACGCTCGCGAACTCCGCGTAGATCTTGGCGCCGCGTGCCTTGGCGTGCTCGTAGGACTCCAGCACCATGACTCCCGCGCCCTCGCCGAGCAGGAAGCCGTCGCGGTCGGCAGCCCAGGGCCGGGAGGCGCCCTGCGGGTCGTCGTTGCGCTTGGACAGGGCGTGCGCGGCCGCGAACCCGGCGATCGGCAGGGGGTGTATGGCGGCCTCGGTGCCGCCCGCGATGGCCATGTCGGCGCGCCCCTCGCGAATCATGTTGGCCGCCATGCCCATCGACTCCGCGCCGGAGGCGCAGGCGGACACGGCGGTGTGCGCGCCGGCACGTGCCTTGAACTCCAGGGAGACCACGCCGGAGGCCGCGTTGGGCATCAGCATCGGCACGGTCAGCGGGTAGATGCGGCGCGGGCCCTTCTCCTTCAGCACGTCGTACTGCGCGAGCAGCGTGTGCACTCCACCGATGCCGGTGCCGATCGCAGCGAGCAGCCGCTCCGGCTCGATGTCGGGGGTGCCCGCGTCTGCCCACGCCTCACGGGCGGCGATCATCGCGTACTGCGAGAACGGGTCCATCCGGCGCACCTCGACCTTGGCGAGCACCTCGCTCGGGTCCTGGTCGAGGCTCGCGGCGAAGGTGACCGGGAGTTCGTAGCGGTCCAGCCACTCCTGCGGCAGTGGCTTGGCACCGGATGTGCCGGCCAGCAGTGCGTCCCAGGTCTGGGGTGCGGTGCCGCCCACGGGGGTGGTGGCACCGAGGCCGGTGATGACGACGCGCTTGTCTGCGCTCATGAGTGGCTCCTGATCAAAATGGTGATGCGTGACGGGTCATGCTGCTGCGACGGCCCGGCCTCCCCAGCCGGGCCGTCGGCAGGCAGACGACTGGCTCAGCCCTGAGCGTCCTTGATGTACTTCACGGCGTCGCCGACGGTCGACAGGTTCTTCACGTCGTCGTCGGGGATGCGGACGCCGAACTTCTCCTCGGCGTTGACGACGATCGTCATCATCGACAGCGAGTCGATGTCGAGGTCCTCGGTGAACGACTTGTCCAGCTGCACGTCGGCAGCGTCGACACCGGTCTCCTCGTTGACGATCTCGGCAAGGCCCTCCAGGATCTCCTGGTCACTCTGCGCCATGTTCGGGTGCTCCTCGGGTGATGTGAATTTCGTGATGTGAATTTCGTTGTGCTGACCCGGTTTTCCCGCCGGGCCGCGGGTGGACTGGTGGCCCCTTCCGGGACGGTCAGGGCAGCTCGACGACCTGTGCGGCATACGCCAGACCGGCACCGAAGCCGATCTGCAACGCCAGGCCGCCGTGCGGTGCCTCGCCCTCGCGCAGCATGCGCTCGGTGGCGAGCGGGATCGACGCCGCGGAGGTGTTGCCGGTCTCGGCGATGTCGCGGGCGACGGGTATGTCGGCGGGCAGCTTCAACTGCTTGATCATCGCATCGATGATGCGCATGTTGGCCTGGTGCGGGATGAAGACGTCGAGATCGCCCGCGGTGATGCCGGCTGCGTCGATCGCCTGCTGCGCGACCGGCGCCATCTGCCACACCGCCCAGCGGAACACCGAGGGGCCGGCCATCGCGAGGGAGGTCGCCGCGTAGGTCTTGGCCGGGTCGATCGCCGAGGTCGGGGCGTCGGCGGCGGCCTCGGCCTGCCACTCCCGGCGCACGTCGGTCCACGGCTCCTTCTGCATGATCGTCTCCCAGTGGGTGCCGTCCGAGCCCCACACGGTCGGGCCGATCGCCGCGTGGTCCGACGGGCCCACAACGGCCGCGCCCGCGCCGTCACCGAAGATGAACGCGGTGCCGCGGTCGTGCTCGTCGGTGAACGCCGAGAGCTTCTCGACGCCGATCACCAGGACGTGCTCGGCGCTGCCGCCGCGCACCATGTCGCTGGCGATCGAGATCGCGTGGCAGTAGCCGGCGCAGGCAGCCGAAATGTCAAACGCCGGAACGCCGTTCGCGCCCAGACGGGTCGCCAGCAGCGGTGCCGCGGCGGGGGTCTGATAGGGGTGGGTGACGGTCGCGACGACGACCGCGCTGAGCTGGTCGGCGGTGATGCCGGCCGCTTCGAGCGCGGGTCGTGCGGCCGCCTCGCTCATGTCGACGACGGTCTCGTCGGGTGCCGCCCAGCGGCGCGAGACGATGCCCGAGCGTTCGCGGATCCACTCGTCGGAGGAGTCGATCCAGGTGCAGACCTCCTCGTTGGTGATGACGCGCTGCGGCCGGTATCCGCCGACGCCCATGATGCGGGCGTAGCGGGCGCCGGGGGAGGTGCTCAGCGTGCCGGTGCCCTTGGGGGTGGATGTCATCGCGTCATTCTCCTTCAGCCTGCGTGCCGTGCTCGGCGACCATGCGCTGTGCCTTTTCGAGATCGTCCGGCGACTTGATCGCCAGTGTCTCGACGCCGGGCATGCCGCGCTTGGCCAGGCCGGTGAGCGTGCCGGCCGGCGGGATCTCGATCAGGCCGGTCACGCCCATGTCCACCATTGTCTGCATCGTGGCGTCCCAGCGCACCGGATTGCTGACCTGGGACACCAGTCGGCGCAGCACCTCGGCGCCGTCGGCGACCGCGGCGCCGTCCTTGTTGGACAGCAGCTGCACCCGCGGGTCGTGGGTGGTGATCGCGCGGGCGTAACCGGCGAGCACGTCGACGGCCGGTGCCATGTGCTCGGTGTGGAACGCCCCGGCCACGGCCAGGGGTATGACGCGGGCCTTCGCCGGCGGGGCGTCCTTGAGGGCGGCCAGTTGGTCCATCGTGCCGGCCGCGACGACCTGGCCGGCGCCGTTGCGGTTGGCGGGGGTGAGCCCGTGCTCGTCGAGCGCGGCCTGCACGTCGTCGGGGTCGCCGCCGAGGACAGCGCTCATGCCGGTCGGCTGCACCGCGCTCGCCTGCGCCATCGCGTTGCCGCGCTCGCGGACGAAGACCATCGCCTGCTCGGCGGTGAGCACGCCGGACGCGGCGGCCGCGGTGATCTCGCCGACCGAGTGACCGGCACCGACGCTCACCGCGTCGAAGCCCTGCGACGGGTGCTCGAACAGCTCCAGCAGGCTCACCAGGCCGGCGGCGACGATGAGCGGCTGGGCGACCGCGGTGTCCTTGATCGTGTCCGCGTCGGAGGTGGTGCCGTGCGCGACCAGGTCGATGCCCGCGACCGCCGACAGCCAGCGCAGCCGGTCGCCGAAGCCGGGCAACTCCATCCAGGGGGAGAGGAAACCGGGGGTCTGGGAACCCTGTCCAGGGCAGACGATCGCAAGCACGAGGTCCACTCTCGCCGACGCGGGCGCCGGGAGGGGTCACCGAATCCTCCGAAGCTCATCGAGCCTGCTTGGAGGAAGGCTACAAAACCGGTCGCTCGCGCACCCCTACTCTCCGGTTGCCCGGCGAGTAGCGATCGGACGACCGGCGCGTCCCCGGGCCCGGGGTGCGTCTCAGAGCCGGGACATCGCGAGGGCGAGCCGCACGGTGAACGCGTCGCGACTGTCGACCAGGTCGTAGCCGGTCAGGTCGGCGATCCGGCCGAGCCGGTAGCGCACGGTGTTGGGATGCACGAAGAGCTGGCGGGCGGTCGCCTCCAGGTTGTTCCGGTCCAGGTATGCCGCGGCGGTCTCCCGCAGTGCCGGCCGGTCGCGCAACGGCCTGGTCACCTTGTCCACGAGCAGCCGCCGGGCCCGGGTGTCGCCGGAGATGGCGCGTTCGGGCAGCAGCTCCGAGGCCGCGCACGGCCGCGGCGCGTCCGGCCAGGCGGGGGCGGCGGCATAGCCGGCGAGGGCGGCACGGGCGCTGCGACCTGCGGCATACAGGTGGGGGACGAGCGGGCCGACGACGACCGGTCCCGCGCCCCAGAGCCGGTGCAGTGCGGCGGCGACCTCGTGGGGGTCGTCGACGCCACCGAGCACGGCGACCAGCAGACGGCCCTGCACGGACGCCAGCGTCGTCAGGCCGTGGTGAGTTCCGCTGCGGCGCAACGCATCCAGCGCGTCACTGCCCGACCCGGGAGGCGCACCTCCGGCGATCACCACGACCCCACGGACCTCGTCCCAGCCGAGCGCGGCGACGCGCGACCGCAGGGACTCGTCGGCCTCTCCGCGCAGCACGGCGTCGACCACGAGCGCTTCGAGCCGGGCGTCCCACGCGCCCCGGGACTCGGCCGCCTGCGCGTAGACGTGCGCG
Coding sequences:
- a CDS encoding DUF3145 domain-containing protein; its protein translation is MSAANARAVTRGVVFVHATPAALCPHIGWALESVLGAAAPIDWIKQPVAPGMLRTELSWMGEPGTGARLASALRGWTDVRYEVTEEPSPGCDGSRWSHTPSLGIHHTWTAASGDAVVGEDRLRAALAASHGDPEQFRHEMAELLGTAWDQELEPFRYAGDGAPVRWLHRVS
- the fabF gene encoding beta-ketoacyl-ACP synthase II, which encodes MSADKRVVITGLGATTPVGGTAPQTWDALLAGTSGAKPLPQEWLDRYELPVTFAASLDQDPSEVLAKVEVRRMDPFSQYAMIAAREAWADAGTPDIEPERLLAAIGTGIGGVHTLLAQYDVLKEKGPRRIYPLTVPMLMPNAASGVVSLEFKARAGAHTAVSACASGAESMGMAANMIREGRADMAIAGGTEAAIHPLPIAGFAAAHALSKRNDDPQGASRPWAADRDGFLLGEGAGVMVLESYEHAKARGAKIYAEFASVGMTADAYHITAGDPEGETQARAMNEAIESAGLTPSDIVHVNAHATSTPVGDIAEITSIKRAFGDAVGGVALTGTKSMTGHLLGAAGAIEAIILAQTLHERVIPRTINVAEVDPQISDMDLVTDEHRKLPDGDIAAMSNAFGFGGHNIAVVLKSV
- a CDS encoding acyl carrier protein: MAQSDQEILEGLAEIVNEETGVDAADVQLDKSFTEDLDIDSLSMMTIVVNAEEKFGVRIPDDDVKNLSTVGDAVKYIKDAQG
- a CDS encoding beta-ketoacyl-ACP synthase III — its product is MTSTPKGTGTLSTSPGARYARIMGVGGYRPQRVITNEEVCTWIDSSDEWIRERSGIVSRRWAAPDETVVDMSEAAARPALEAAGITADQLSAVVVATVTHPYQTPAAAPLLATRLGANGVPAFDISAACAGYCHAISIASDMVRGGSAEHVLVIGVEKLSAFTDEHDRGTAFIFGDGAGAAVVGPSDHAAIGPTVWGSDGTHWETIMQKEPWTDVRREWQAEAAADAPTSAIDPAKTYAATSLAMAGPSVFRWAVWQMAPVAQQAIDAAGITAGDLDVFIPHQANMRIIDAMIKQLKLPADIPVARDIAETGNTSAASIPLATERMLREGEAPHGGLALQIGFGAGLAYAAQVVELP
- a CDS encoding acyltransferase domain-containing protein — its product is MLAIVCPGQGSQTPGFLSPWMELPGFGDRLRWLSAVAGIDLVAHGTTSDADTIKDTAVAQPLIVAAGLVSLLELFEHPSQGFDAVSVGAGHSVGEITAAAASGVLTAEQAMVFVRERGNAMAQASAVQPTGMSAVLGGDPDDVQAALDEHGLTPANRNGAGQVVAAGTMDQLAALKDAPPAKARVIPLAVAGAFHTEHMAPAVDVLAGYARAITTHDPRVQLLSNKDGAAVADGAEVLRRLVSQVSNPVRWDATMQTMVDMGVTGLIEIPPAGTLTGLAKRGMPGVETLAIKSPDDLEKAQRMVAEHGTQAEGE
- a CDS encoding PucR family transcriptional regulator; protein product: MASLSTGQRLEHAAGRLSTAAIEQLEASHDWYRALPAEDRSWVGLVAQAGIGAFIAWYRDPESSPPTTIDVFATAPRDLTRSIALQQTLQMVRTVIDVVEQQTPQLAAPGEEQQLREAVLTYSREIAFAAAHVYAQAAESRGAWDARLEALVVDAVLRGEADESLRSRVAALGWDEVRGVVVIAGGAPPGSGSDALDALRRSGTHHGLTTLASVQGRLLVAVLGGVDDPHEVAAALHRLWGAGPVVVGPLVPHLYAAGRSARAALAGYAAAPAWPDAPRPCAASELLPERAISGDTRARRLLVDKVTRPLRDRPALRETAAAYLDRNNLEATARQLFVHPNTVRYRLGRIADLTGYDLVDSRDAFTVRLALAMSRL